aaagaatcccttgatgaactattcaaacaatgcaatttaactaaaaataaatcttgaatgaaataaataaaggaataatacaaatgaagcctattcatttaaattctggttccatagtaaacaataaaaaactgcataatagttatttttctttttaaaagtgcaactgaaaatgtattttgtgccttaacaattggaccttaaaaaaaaaaaaaaaaaaaaacagtctgcactgtatttgcgtcagatatttgtttgaaccagcagagggcgctggtaacccagtggtcggttggcatgcagctaagtgtagtgaagaagagatgctatgctagcagacagagctaatagaaaaacgtgacttttacagatattcacgtaatattacagatattcttttggtgctaaaggggtaatgaatgatttattaacatatttaagagtagaaggcggccagaaagaaagtattagcagatttcgcccgccgccatgacttctggattgcgtcctctgctggttaaaaaaaggactgcgattcaattttcacagcatcgacgtgaaccttgatacctatgaattgatttttaactgccttacgattaatagTTACATCtctattaaatacaattatcatATGTgatatacaattttaaaagtgctcgaatCGGGCCAAACGTGATATCAACAGAAAAATCTAGTCCtcctgagtccgaatatgtgcttggttttcgGACCAACCAGGAAGGTCAGTGTTTTCCTCTGACAGGGGTAACCTCCGTCAATGGAGGAAATGACTGCATTTACGTGTTTAAGGCAGTAATTCCATCCATccgtattttattttgaaaataataccCCCTTTTCCGTTGGGATTTCACATGACACTTAACAAGCGCAATCCATTTACAAATGATCTCAACAAattaatggaaacacttttacaattacaatgtaacTTTGTAAATCTATGTCAACATTTCTAAAAGTGTTtgctatttgtattttattttagataattatgtatatttattttcaaaattgtaaatttgttgaggcatttgtaaaagtgttgcaataatttgtaaatgtgttttgcactcCTCAGCCACTGCATCAGAGGCCCAACATCACGGATCAAACTGGATGCTGATGGACGACCTGCTCTCATGTCTGTACAGCTTGTGATATTATATGTGTAAATTACACAGTCTACAATGTAATGTGTCCAAACGTTGAGCAGATTTCTTTCACGTACTTCCCACCACCTTTTCACCGTGTAGTTTCTATCTGCATCCCTGGCTCCTCTCATCACTACCTCCTATTTGTGAGCAGGGCACCGTGTCCCATCTAATTTCACTTTCCTGCTGATTGTTCTCTTGGTCAGTCCCACATTCAGCCTCAGTGATCAGTTGATCATCTCTTCTTCACCTACCTTCATCATCCATTTGTTATAGAAGGTGATGCCGATAGAGAAGCCGTAGTAGAACAGCACCAGTCCAACAGTGCGAAGGCTGCGGCAGAGGAACTGGACTGGGCACGCCATGGAAGGATTCTGTCAGGTCCAGCTTTACATCTCCAGCACCGGCTGTCCTAGAACACAGCAGAACCAGATGAACGAGTGTTGGGGAGAACCGGGAAAAGAAAGGAACGGATTGTTTTTGTTAACAGTGTACCAATTCGTTAATCAGTTAAAAGTTTAATCAATAAAGTGATGATTTTAATGAAGCAGACATTAGTCTGACCCACAGAGGCCTGATCTTCATCTAAGGACTAGTTAAAATCACGCCAAAACCTCACAAACACAAAAGGTGTTTTAACACATGCTCATCGATTCACAAAAACTCAGTGAggtttacaaatacaaaacatcGTTCCCAAActaatgatttttgttttgcaaataagaaacataccCATTGAACAAATACAGCAAGTTTTACACCAGggatgggtttaaaaaaaataagaaattgaCTAATCAATTTTAATACATTCTCCTTTGAAAGGCCTAATATTCATTTAACAAATCTTTTCTAATATGTCTACCAAGTTAGAGTTAGTTTACTATTTACTGCATTAGTTATCTGAGAATCTCTTCCACATTCAAGTAAAATTGTAACTGGAATATCCTTATGTCTCATCCtcatgtctgatgaagggcggtCAGCCCAAAACGTCGCAGTTTTTTTCgtgtaaattaaaaatgaaattgggagctaaccaAGCAGTGGTGCGGACCTTTTTTCTTAGCATCTTTGGACCTTTTAATCCAGCACACTGCCTCCAAAAAAAGGGAAGTGCGTGTTTTTTGATTGTGGAATATCTTTAACCAAATCGAAAAATTAATGGAATCACTAATCGAATCGGGCCCTTGCTAGTAATCAAATCGATTTTGGGAAATCTGAATCGACAGCCAGCTctattttacacacacaaaaaaacatgtcttcaagtacaaataaacaaTTCTACAACAATGAAAAACTGTCATATTACAATTTCTCTCAGAGATGAATAAAGCATCCGTCATGTGACATTTTTCACcttgtaaattttttttgtagttgaagtcatgtttctttttgtgttaaaCATGCTGCATTTGTTTGATGGGtacgtttcttatttgcaaaaatacattgttaaTGATGTTTCGTATTTACAAATAGGGgagaaaaacatgtttgtgaGGGTGATTTTAGATGAAGCTCAGCACTGTGCGGGTCAGTCTAATGTCTGGTTCATTACAATGACCCTCACTGTTGGAACCTGATGAACCAGTTATTAGACTAAGTCAGTAACAATGACTAACAGCTGTGTGCACTCACACTGACTAATGACTAGTCACCGTTACACTGTAGTATCACTGTTACACTGTAGTTACTGTAAATCATGTAATGGAGACTGACTGATGCTTTCATCCGTGTCAGCTCAGGTAACTTTACTATATGATGCCAAACCAATGAAACAGACATTACCGACCACCTGTAGCTGCTGACAGTGACAGTTGTGCACGGGGGGGATTCGCACGTGCAACGCGCCTCCCTACCTTTACACAGCTGGTGCACGTTCACGGTTCCGCGTGGAGTGTCACAGACGGAATGTGTTCGAGGTCCACTCGCTCACAGATGGGGATATTTATGCCGTGTCACCGGAGCAAAGGTCGGACAGTCACTATCAGCGCTGCATTCAGGCCTCCCGCCGCAGGGGGCGCTGTGTCCACCTGATATCCAGACCGCGTTCCTGCAAAGCACTTCCTGTGTCACAGTCCAGACTCggaagtgggaaaaaaaaatcaagcagaGAGGTATTAATACGTTGTTAAGTCAAAGTTACCGTTGAGTCGTTGTCCATCCGCGCTAAGCTGAGCTGATGGCGGATGAAGAAGAGGAACCGGGCTTCGAGGAGGAGCCGGAGGAAGGCGGCTGCGCTGACGTCTTTCACGGCAGGAGGAAACGGTTGTTCTCCAAGGAGCTGCGGTGCATGATGTACGGCTTTGGAGACGACCAGAACCCCTACACGGAGTCCGTGGACATCCTGGAGGACCTGGTGATCGAGTTTATCACGGAAATGACCCACAAAGCCATGTCCATAGGCCGCCAGGGACGAGTCCAGGTGGAAGACATCGTTTTTCTCATTCGGAAGGATCCACGAAAGTTCGCCCGGGTCAAAGACCTGCTGACCATGAACGAGGAGCTGAAGAGAGCCAGGAAGGCCTTTGACGAGGCAAACTATGGCTCCTGAACGCACCACGGATCAGGGCATCGTTTCTGCCCTCCAGGTTTCAGTAGAGACCGATTATCAGAGGGTTCGGAGTGATCCATTTGACTGTTAAAGATACTTCAGCGGATTAAAGGAACTGTATGGATC
This portion of the Gouania willdenowi chromosome 7, fGouWil2.1, whole genome shotgun sequence genome encodes:
- the taf13 gene encoding transcription initiation factor TFIID subunit 13, with product MADEEEEPGFEEEPEEGGCADVFHGRRKRLFSKELRCMMYGFGDDQNPYTESVDILEDLVIEFITEMTHKAMSIGRQGRVQVEDIVFLIRKDPRKFARVKDLLTMNEELKRARKAFDEANYGS